Proteins co-encoded in one Actinobacillus succinogenes 130Z genomic window:
- a CDS encoding 5-methyltetrahydropteroyltriglutamate--homocysteine S-methyltransferase has protein sequence MTIKTLPLHADTVGSYLRSAPLKAARIQFAAGKISQAELTAIEDREIEKLVQAQLDAGIQVITDGEYRRSWWHIDFLENLNGIEGYVPEEAYNFRSVSVRPYNIRCAGKISWNDHHPFLAHFNSLQKIVNGRGIVKFTIPSPNQLMYDYQLNTSVYPNKAAMMKDVQKAYQDAIKAFYAAGCRYLQIDDVYWGTLCNNKDLPSFAADKAQALENIQTILSVKPADMTITTHVCRGNYKSSYLLTGAYDPIADALFAQTDYDGYFLEYDDERSGGFEPLKYFAGNKGRVVLGLVTSKLPELEDKEFIKSRIREAAQYVPLERLCLSPQCGFASTEEGNILTEEQQWAKVRFVEEIAEEIWGED, from the coding sequence ATGACAATTAAAACTTTACCGTTGCATGCGGATACCGTCGGTTCTTATTTACGTTCGGCACCGTTAAAAGCGGCACGAATTCAATTCGCCGCGGGCAAAATTTCACAGGCGGAATTGACCGCAATTGAGGATAGGGAAATCGAAAAACTGGTTCAGGCTCAGTTGGATGCAGGTATTCAGGTGATTACCGACGGCGAATACCGCCGTTCTTGGTGGCATATCGATTTTCTGGAAAATTTAAACGGTATAGAAGGATATGTGCCGGAGGAAGCTTATAATTTCCGCAGTGTCAGTGTACGACCGTATAATATCCGTTGTGCCGGTAAAATATCCTGGAATGACCATCATCCTTTTCTGGCGCATTTCAATTCGCTGCAGAAAATTGTGAACGGTCGCGGCATTGTTAAATTTACCATTCCGAGTCCGAATCAGTTAATGTATGACTATCAATTGAATACGTCGGTGTATCCGAATAAGGCCGCCATGATGAAAGATGTACAAAAGGCTTATCAGGATGCGATTAAAGCCTTTTATGCGGCCGGCTGTCGTTATTTACAGATTGACGACGTGTACTGGGGAACCTTGTGTAATAACAAAGATTTACCCTCATTTGCGGCGGATAAAGCGCAGGCACTGGAAAATATTCAGACGATTTTATCGGTGAAACCGGCGGATATGACCATTACCACTCATGTTTGCCGCGGCAACTATAAATCTTCTTACCTGTTAACCGGTGCTTACGATCCTATTGCCGATGCATTGTTTGCGCAAACCGATTACGACGGTTATTTTCTGGAATACGACGATGAGCGTTCCGGCGGGTTTGAACCGTTGAAATATTTTGCGGGCAATAAAGGACGGGTAGTGCTTGGTTTGGTCACGTCCAAACTCCCGGAACTGGAAGACAAGGAATTTATTAAATCGCGTATTCGCGAAGCGGCGCAATATGTACCGTTGGAACGGCTTTGTTTAAGTCCGCAATGCGGTTTCGCTTCAACCGAAGAAGGCAACATTCTGACGGAAGAACAGCAATGGGCGAAAGTCCGTTTTGTGGAAGAAATCGCCGAAGAAATTTGGGGCGAAGATTAA
- a CDS encoding DsbE family thiol:disulfide interchange protein — MKKKIILFLPLVVILTICALLFVGLRQDPKKIASALIDKPVPEFFQADLQHPEQIVSNKSLPKTAHLINIWGSWCYYCKQEHALLLELAKQGVQIVGLNYRDKRQNALEYLQHSGNPFLFNIDDSRGKLAMQLGVDGAPETYVVDKYGVIRYRQSGALDRKIIEKVLLPELETLK, encoded by the coding sequence ATGAAGAAAAAAATTATTTTATTTTTGCCTTTGGTCGTGATTTTAACCATTTGCGCCTTGTTATTCGTCGGTTTACGGCAGGATCCGAAAAAAATCGCTTCGGCACTGATTGATAAACCCGTACCGGAATTTTTTCAGGCGGATTTACAGCATCCCGAACAAATCGTCAGCAATAAAAGTCTGCCGAAAACGGCGCATTTAATCAATATTTGGGGGAGCTGGTGTTATTATTGTAAACAGGAACATGCGTTATTGCTGGAACTGGCAAAGCAAGGCGTACAAATTGTGGGACTGAATTACCGCGATAAACGACAGAATGCGCTGGAATATTTGCAACATTCGGGCAATCCGTTTCTGTTTAATATTGATGACAGTCGCGGCAAACTGGCGATGCAACTGGGAGTGGACGGTGCGCCGGAAACCTATGTGGTGGACAAATACGGCGTGATTCGTTACCGCCAATCTGGTGCGCTTGATCGCAAGATTATTGAAAAAGTATTGTTGCCTGAATTGGAAACATTGAAATGA
- a CDS encoding BaiN/RdsA family NAD(P)/FAD-dependent oxidoreductase: MKYFNTIIIGAGASGLFCAAQIGKRGKTVAVLDNGKKIGRKILMSGGGFCNFTNLDVTPQHYLSHNPHFVKSALARFSQWDFIAMVADAGIAYHEKESGQLFCDNGAEDIVEMLTRQCAQSGVYIALRQQIESVEASEGESGSVKHSGFIIRANGQLWRCDNLVVASGGLSMPGLGASPFGYRLAEQFGMRVLPPRAGLVPFTYREPDKFLTALSGISLPVAVTARNGQRFANRLLFTHRGISGPAVLQISNYWQPNESLTIDLLPAADIHDLLRRAKADSPKIQLKTLLNRVLPKKLVEIWLEQGLVKDETVANISKVRSENLADLIHHWHFQPNGTEGYRTAEVTLGGVDTREVSSKTMESLKVKGLYFIGEVLDVTGWLGGYNFQWAWSSAYACAQSINMN, from the coding sequence ATGAAATATTTCAATACGATAATTATCGGAGCCGGCGCGTCCGGCTTATTTTGTGCGGCACAAATCGGCAAACGGGGCAAAACCGTAGCAGTGCTGGACAACGGTAAAAAAATCGGACGCAAGATTCTGATGTCCGGCGGCGGCTTCTGTAATTTTACTAATCTGGATGTCACGCCGCAGCATTACCTTTCCCATAATCCGCATTTTGTAAAATCCGCCTTGGCGCGATTCAGTCAATGGGATTTTATTGCCATGGTGGCTGATGCGGGCATCGCTTATCACGAAAAGGAGAGCGGCCAGCTGTTTTGCGATAACGGCGCGGAAGATATTGTAGAAATGCTGACGCGTCAATGCGCACAAAGCGGTGTGTATATTGCATTGCGTCAGCAAATTGAATCCGTGGAAGCAAGTGAAGGCGAATCGGGTTCGGTTAAACATTCGGGGTTTATCATTCGTGCCAACGGACAATTGTGGCGATGCGACAATTTAGTCGTTGCCAGCGGCGGTCTGTCTATGCCGGGACTGGGTGCATCGCCTTTTGGTTATCGGCTGGCGGAACAGTTCGGCATGAGGGTATTGCCGCCGCGCGCCGGTTTGGTGCCGTTTACTTATCGCGAACCGGATAAATTTTTGACCGCACTTTCGGGTATTTCACTGCCGGTGGCGGTTACCGCACGAAACGGTCAACGTTTCGCTAACCGGTTATTGTTCACGCACCGCGGTATTTCTGGACCGGCGGTACTGCAGATTTCCAATTATTGGCAGCCGAACGAATCATTGACCATCGATTTGCTGCCGGCGGCGGATATTCATGATTTATTGCGGCGGGCTAAAGCCGATTCGCCGAAAATTCAACTGAAAACGCTGTTAAATCGCGTGTTGCCGAAAAAACTGGTGGAAATTTGGTTGGAACAGGGGCTGGTAAAAGACGAAACGGTGGCGAATATAAGCAAAGTGCGGTCGGAAAATCTGGCGGATTTGATTCATCACTGGCATTTTCAACCGAACGGTACGGAAGGTTATCGCACGGCGGAAGTTACCCTGGGCGGCGTCGATACCCGTGAAGTTTCTTCTAAGACAATGGAAAGCCTGAAAGTGAAAGGCCTGTATTTTATCGGCGAAGTCCTGGATGTCACCGGTTGGCTCGGCGGTTATAACTTTCAGTGGGCGTGGAGTTCCGCTTATGCCTGTGCGCAAAGTATTAATATGAATTGA
- the folA gene encoding type 3 dihydrofolate reductase, whose amino-acid sequence MLFSLIVAATKNQVIGKDNQMPWHLPADLAWFRRNTTGKPVIMGRKTFESIGRPLPKRMNIVLSRRPFEHEGVIWKDSLESAVDFVQDFDEIMLIGGGELFKQYLPKADKLYLTQIQAEIEGDTFFPELNWNEWEIEHEERHSADENNAYDLRFLILRRK is encoded by the coding sequence ATGTTATTCAGTCTTATCGTCGCCGCCACAAAAAATCAGGTAATTGGGAAAGACAACCAAATGCCTTGGCACTTGCCCGCCGATCTCGCCTGGTTTCGCCGAAATACCACCGGCAAACCGGTAATTATGGGGCGCAAAACCTTTGAAAGCATCGGACGTCCGTTACCGAAACGGATGAATATTGTGTTGTCACGCCGTCCTTTTGAACATGAAGGCGTCATTTGGAAAGACAGTCTGGAAAGTGCGGTTGATTTTGTGCAAGATTTTGATGAAATTATGCTGATCGGCGGCGGGGAACTGTTCAAACAATATTTGCCGAAAGCGGATAAGCTCTATCTGACGCAAATCCAAGCGGAAATCGAAGGCGATACCTTTTTCCCCGAGTTAAACTGGAACGAATGGGAAATCGAACATGAAGAACGACACTCGGCGGATGAAAATAACGCCTACGATCTGCGCTTTTTGATTTTACGCCGTAAATAA
- the nrfD gene encoding cytochrome c nitrite reductase subunit NrfD: MNEYVPFQTPNLVWDSTIAIYLFLLGISSGAVQLAIAYRRSNKLEKPSENWVIRSAAFLGTIPTLVGLTLLIFHLARPWTFWKLMFNYQFNSVMSMGVMLFQVYMLFMVIWIAVIFKQEIDALIKRFAPKLQFVTTIITKIEWLFSISEVILFILAAVLGAYTGFLLSALISYPMLNNPVLPALFLASGTSSGIAATFLCILLAGKIKGDSHEVHFIHKFEVPIMVTELGLIVCFFVGLYFGGGQKVVSLYNALTGFWGAVFWIGVMLIGILIPLVANLFASDKFKYNAKFIILVSVFDLIGVLCLRYFILYAGQLTIA, encoded by the coding sequence ATGAATGAATATGTACCATTCCAAACCCCGAACCTTGTTTGGGATAGCACGATTGCCATTTATCTCTTTTTACTGGGAATTTCATCTGGCGCCGTGCAATTAGCGATCGCTTACCGTCGCAGTAATAAATTGGAAAAACCGAGTGAAAACTGGGTTATCCGGAGTGCGGCATTTTTAGGCACGATTCCGACTTTAGTCGGTTTAACCTTATTGATTTTCCACTTGGCTCGTCCTTGGACATTCTGGAAGTTAATGTTCAATTATCAATTTAATTCGGTAATGTCGATGGGGGTAATGTTATTCCAAGTCTATATGTTATTCATGGTGATTTGGATTGCGGTTATCTTCAAACAAGAAATTGACGCGTTAATAAAACGTTTTGCGCCAAAACTTCAGTTTGTGACCACTATCATTACAAAAATTGAATGGCTTTTCAGCATATCGGAAGTGATTCTATTTATCCTGGCTGCCGTGCTCGGAGCTTATACCGGTTTCTTGCTTTCCGCATTAATCAGTTATCCGATGCTGAATAACCCGGTCCTGCCGGCATTGTTCCTGGCATCCGGTACGTCGTCCGGTATCGCCGCAACATTCCTGTGTATTTTACTTGCCGGAAAAATTAAAGGTGACAGCCACGAAGTGCATTTTATCCATAAATTTGAAGTACCGATTATGGTGACCGAATTAGGTTTAATCGTGTGTTTCTTCGTCGGTTTGTATTTCGGCGGCGGTCAGAAAGTGGTTTCGCTATATAATGCGTTAACCGGATTTTGGGGGGCGGTTTTCTGGATCGGTGTTATGCTAATCGGTATTCTGATTCCGCTTGTTGCGAATTTATTTGCCAGCGATAAATTTAAATATAACGCTAAGTTTATTATTTTAGTGTCTGTTTTTGACCTGATCGGTGTTTTATGCTTACGTTATTTTATTTTATACGCAGGGCAATTAACCATCGCGTAG
- a CDS encoding tetratricopeptide repeat protein, with the protein MILPVGIFIFALLAMLVFVPFTAKTNWQKNYRQQKNIELYQTQIAHCPSAELADELSQRLLTDEQALQESAPPKTKSAVKNSSIFSAFLWLILIGVPLAYYFSLNRFDYVKQGEQAFADKQKQLQTATAAERNTDYVTFVQNKLRKDPNDADAWMELGQAYVLNNEFDHALAAYGNAERLRGSKPEILGLAATALYYQAGQKITPKVRQLIDAALRQDKYETASLSLLASEAFLKTDYEQAIGYWQQLLDSGRQDVDRRKIIETMQMAAQLQKAKK; encoded by the coding sequence ATGATATTACCCGTAGGCATTTTTATTTTCGCTTTGCTCGCTATGTTGGTTTTTGTACCTTTCACGGCAAAAACCAACTGGCAGAAAAACTATCGTCAGCAGAAGAATATCGAACTGTATCAGACACAAATAGCGCATTGTCCTTCCGCCGAACTGGCGGATGAATTAAGTCAGCGTTTGCTTACCGATGAACAGGCATTGCAGGAAAGCGCGCCGCCGAAGACAAAAAGTGCGGTCAAAAACAGCTCGATTTTTTCCGCTTTTTTATGGCTGATATTAATTGGCGTTCCGCTTGCTTATTATTTTTCTCTGAACCGTTTTGATTATGTAAAACAAGGGGAACAAGCGTTTGCGGATAAGCAAAAACAACTGCAAACCGCTACTGCGGCGGAAAGAAATACGGATTATGTTACTTTCGTGCAAAATAAATTGCGCAAGGATCCCAATGATGCGGATGCCTGGATGGAATTAGGGCAGGCTTACGTGCTGAACAACGAATTCGACCATGCTCTGGCGGCCTACGGCAATGCGGAACGATTGCGCGGCAGTAAGCCCGAAATATTGGGTTTGGCGGCGACCGCACTTTATTATCAGGCGGGACAAAAAATTACGCCGAAAGTGCGACAGTTAATCGATGCGGCGTTACGGCAAGATAAGTATGAAACGGCCAGTTTGTCGTTGTTGGCGTCGGAGGCTTTTCTGAAAACCGATTATGAACAGGCAATCGGTTATTGGCAACAATTACTGGACAGCGGACGACAGGATGTGGATCGCCGCAAAATTATCGAAACCATGCAGATGGCGGCACAGCTACAGAAAGCAAAAAAATAA
- a CDS encoding threonine/serine exporter family protein, producing the protein MMTGISPKQQEITRLCVQAAAMQLQHGLESAQVVQMTMRLGSALGVDSVECALTPNAVIITTLLNGHCLTTTRRVLDKGLNMQVITEVQRIIITAEHKIYNINMVKEKLNQIKPLHYNRWIVVFMIGLSCACFAHLAGGDRTIFAITFAASALGMFVRQEFSKRHFNPLIVFAVTAFVASLISGLALKFDLGNNPQIALASSVLLLVPGFPLVNSIADILKGHISMGLARWSLATVLTFGACMGIVLALNVLNISQWGN; encoded by the coding sequence ATGATGACGGGAATTTCGCCCAAACAACAGGAAATTACGCGCTTGTGCGTACAAGCCGCCGCCATGCAGTTGCAGCACGGGCTGGAAAGTGCGCAAGTGGTGCAAATGACGATGCGCCTCGGTTCGGCATTGGGCGTGGACAGCGTAGAATGCGCGTTAACGCCTAATGCGGTAATCATCACTACCCTGCTGAACGGACATTGTCTGACCACCACCAGACGGGTGCTGGACAAAGGCTTGAATATGCAGGTGATTACGGAAGTACAGCGCATTATTATTACTGCCGAACATAAAATCTATAATATCAATATGGTGAAAGAAAAACTGAACCAAATCAAACCGTTACATTATAATCGATGGATAGTGGTGTTTATGATCGGTTTATCCTGCGCCTGTTTCGCTCACTTGGCGGGCGGCGATCGGACGATTTTTGCCATCACCTTTGCGGCTTCGGCATTGGGTATGTTTGTCCGCCAGGAATTCAGCAAACGGCATTTTAATCCGTTAATCGTATTTGCCGTCACGGCTTTTGTCGCTTCGTTGATTTCGGGACTGGCGCTCAAATTCGACCTTGGTAATAATCCGCAAATCGCCTTGGCTTCCAGCGTATTATTGTTGGTCCCCGGCTTTCCGTTAGTGAACTCTATCGCCGATATTCTGAAAGGGCACATCAGCATGGGGCTGGCACGCTGGTCGCTGGCTACGGTGCTGACGTTCGGCGCCTGCATGGGTATTGTACTCGCCTTAAACGTACTTAATATTTCGCAATGGGGAAACTGA
- the nrfB gene encoding cytochrome c nitrite reductase pentaheme subunit encodes MNSVLKKFAKLSAVFGVMLFVTTVQAEQAKTDAKQESPVASFEQKLDNVRDPNHYCAQCHNLDVAKEQAVGTNHAGKFHGVHLTKENPATGKPITCVSCHGNISENHRRGVKDVMRFDGDIFSDEKPMYTAEEQNQVCFSCHQPKDLRENFWAHDVHAMKLPCASCHTLHPEKEAMKEIKTKERVKLCVDCHGEQRKRKEAAQQMMTEQKDKQ; translated from the coding sequence ATGAACTCTGTATTGAAAAAATTTGCAAAGCTCTCAGCCGTATTCGGGGTGATGCTATTTGTGACAACAGTTCAAGCCGAACAGGCGAAAACTGATGCCAAACAAGAGTCTCCGGTTGCGTCTTTCGAGCAAAAATTAGATAACGTGCGAGATCCCAATCATTACTGCGCACAATGTCATAATCTTGATGTCGCGAAAGAGCAGGCGGTTGGGACAAATCACGCAGGGAAATTCCATGGTGTGCATTTAACCAAAGAAAATCCTGCTACAGGTAAACCTATTACATGTGTAAGTTGTCACGGTAATATCAGTGAAAACCACCGTAGAGGCGTGAAAGACGTTATGCGTTTCGACGGCGATATTTTCAGTGATGAAAAACCGATGTACACAGCCGAAGAGCAAAACCAAGTGTGCTTCTCTTGCCACCAGCCGAAAGATCTACGTGAAAACTTCTGGGCGCATGATGTTCATGCCATGAAACTGCCGTGCGCCTCTTGTCATACGTTGCATCCTGAAAAAGAAGCAATGAAAGAAATCAAAACGAAAGAACGCGTAAAACTTTGTGTTGATTGTCACGGTGAACAACGTAAACGTAAAGAAGCCGCTCAACAAATGATGACCGAACAAAAGGATAAACAATGA
- a CDS encoding threonine/serine exporter family protein, producing MDLILHLLDDMIFAAIPAVGFALIFNVPPKALIYCALLGALGHGFRTLLLYFNVQLVLATFLAAGLIGFIGVQISQRYLAHPKVFTVAAIIPMIPGIYAYKAMIAIVQINSYGSSPELFQQMTDNFVKTGFLLGALVFGLALPRLLFYRQKPVV from the coding sequence ATGGATCTGATTTTACATTTACTGGACGACATGATTTTCGCGGCGATTCCCGCCGTGGGTTTCGCACTGATATTTAACGTTCCGCCTAAGGCGTTAATTTACTGCGCATTGTTAGGCGCGCTCGGTCACGGTTTTCGAACATTATTGCTGTATTTTAACGTTCAATTGGTGCTGGCGACCTTTCTCGCCGCCGGCTTAATCGGTTTTATCGGCGTACAGATTTCACAACGTTATTTGGCACACCCGAAAGTTTTCACCGTTGCCGCCATTATTCCCATGATTCCGGGTATTTACGCCTACAAAGCGATGATTGCCATTGTGCAAATCAATTCTTACGGTTCCTCGCCGGAGCTGTTTCAGCAAATGACGGACAACTTTGTGAAAACCGGTTTCCTGCTCGGTGCGTTAGTATTTGGACTTGCCTTGCCTCGTCTGTTATTCTATCGTCAAAAACCGGTCGTCTAA
- the nrfC gene encoding cytochrome c nitrite reductase Fe-S protein — MTTCSRRNFVSGMGALILTTGTTVSLTAQGESEKQEKPKRYAMVHDESVCIGCTACMEACRETNQVPEGVSRLEIIRSEPIGEFPNQEYEFFRQSCQHCTNAPCVAVCPTGASYIDPTTGIVDVNRDLCVGCQYCVAVCPYRVRFIHPVHKTADKCNFCRDTNLAKGKQPACVEACPTKALTFGDMNDSNSAVARKVRENPVYRTKVQLGTEPNLYHIPFGKGEHR; from the coding sequence ATGACAACTTGCTCACGCCGAAACTTTGTTTCTGGAATGGGGGCATTAATCCTTACGACGGGAACAACAGTTAGTTTAACGGCACAAGGTGAAAGCGAAAAGCAAGAAAAACCAAAACGCTATGCAATGGTGCATGACGAATCAGTCTGTATCGGTTGTACGGCGTGTATGGAAGCTTGTCGTGAAACCAATCAAGTGCCAGAAGGTGTTTCTCGTTTGGAAATTATCCGTAGCGAGCCTATCGGCGAATTTCCGAATCAGGAATATGAATTTTTCCGCCAGTCTTGTCAGCATTGTACTAATGCACCTTGTGTAGCGGTATGCCCTACAGGCGCATCTTACATTGATCCGACAACCGGTATTGTTGATGTAAATCGTGATCTTTGCGTCGGTTGCCAGTATTGTGTAGCGGTTTGTCCGTATCGTGTCCGTTTCATTCATCCTGTTCATAAAACAGCGGATAAATGTAACTTCTGCCGCGATACCAATCTGGCAAAAGGCAAGCAACCGGCTTGCGTAGAAGCTTGTCCGACCAAAGCGTTAACATTCGGCGATATGAACGACAGTAATAGTGCCGTTGCACGTAAAGTTCGTGAAAATCCGGTATATCGTACCAAAGTACAATTAGGTACCGAACCGAATTTGTATCATATTCCATTTGGCAAGGGGGAACATAGATAA
- the nrfE gene encoding heme lyase NrfEFG subunit NrfE, which produces MLPELAFLALIIATLAFALLAVCPTIGKPQYAWNLSYVSTVFTTVSIGILAYSFAVDDFSVEYVAAHSNSQLPTFFKIAATWGGHEGSMLFWLFSLSIWVSLFAFFSRKIDPVIASRTLSVLGLLCLGFGIFIVFFSNPFIRQFPLPPEGRDLNPMLQDIGLIFHPPLLYLGYVGFAVNFALTIAALISGHVDAAVARWMRPWALVSWFFLTVGIVLGAWWAYYELGWGGWWFWDPVENASLMPWLLGLGLLHSLIVTEQRGVFGYWTILYSLLTFAFSLLGTFIVRSGVLTSVHAFAVDGERGSVLLILFFLITVSSLTLFAVKTNLRQSAVRFSFVSKETLILLANILFAVAMISVFIGTFYPMLFTAMGWGSISVGAPYFNSIFLPLIVILLIAMVVVLATKWQKVDRVFLFKRLACLLPSVIVAYALIRHTVLQEPSLKFNPTAFALLSLAVWLFTATIWTDWRAMTMKRAGMVLAHCGVAVTTIGAVMSGYFGSEFGVRLAPGQSQQLNGYDFRYFGFTNEIGPNYTSEKAHFEVVKNGEILTALYPERRYYDVRTMNMSEVGINWGLLGDIYIVMGDKLTYESGNSGEFTFRLHYKPFVGWLWLGGMLMAIGALCAALSLKRNGGKKE; this is translated from the coding sequence ATGTTACCCGAACTTGCTTTTTTGGCTCTTATAATAGCCACCCTCGCATTTGCTTTACTGGCGGTTTGCCCGACTATCGGCAAACCGCAATATGCGTGGAATCTCAGTTATGTTTCCACTGTTTTTACGACTGTTTCCATCGGTATTCTGGCGTACAGTTTCGCCGTTGACGATTTTTCGGTGGAATATGTCGCTGCGCATTCCAATTCCCAGTTGCCGACTTTTTTCAAAATTGCAGCGACTTGGGGCGGTCATGAAGGTTCTATGTTATTTTGGCTGTTTTCATTAAGCATTTGGGTGAGCCTGTTCGCTTTTTTCAGCCGTAAAATTGATCCTGTTATCGCCAGCCGGACTTTATCGGTTTTAGGATTACTTTGTTTAGGATTCGGTATTTTTATCGTTTTCTTTTCCAATCCGTTTATCCGTCAATTTCCGTTACCGCCGGAAGGGCGGGATCTTAATCCTATGTTGCAGGATATAGGACTTATTTTCCATCCGCCGTTGTTATACCTCGGTTATGTCGGATTTGCGGTGAATTTTGCTCTGACAATCGCCGCATTAATCAGCGGTCATGTAGATGCCGCCGTTGCACGCTGGATGCGTCCGTGGGCGTTAGTTTCTTGGTTTTTCTTAACCGTCGGTATCGTGCTCGGTGCCTGGTGGGCATATTATGAATTAGGCTGGGGCGGCTGGTGGTTCTGGGATCCGGTGGAAAACGCATCCTTAATGCCATGGCTGCTCGGGCTTGGATTATTACATAGTTTGATTGTTACGGAACAGCGAGGGGTATTCGGTTATTGGACTATTTTGTATTCTTTGCTTACTTTCGCATTTAGTTTACTGGGTACCTTTATCGTGCGTTCCGGCGTGTTAACCTCGGTACATGCTTTTGCTGTAGACGGCGAACGCGGCTCCGTATTATTGATTCTGTTTTTCCTCATCACCGTCAGTTCGCTGACGCTGTTTGCCGTGAAAACCAATTTGCGTCAGAGTGCGGTCAGATTTTCTTTTGTTTCCAAAGAAACCTTGATTTTACTGGCGAATATTTTATTTGCCGTTGCGATGATCAGTGTTTTTATCGGGACATTTTATCCTATGTTGTTCACCGCCATGGGATGGGGTTCCATTTCTGTGGGAGCGCCGTATTTTAACAGTATTTTCTTGCCGTTAATCGTCATTCTGTTAATTGCCATGGTGGTTGTCTTGGCAACAAAATGGCAAAAAGTCGACCGCGTTTTTTTGTTTAAACGACTGGCTTGCCTGTTACCGTCGGTGATTGTCGCTTATGCGCTGATTCGGCATACTGTGCTGCAAGAACCGAGTTTGAAATTTAATCCGACGGCTTTCGCTTTGCTGAGCCTTGCCGTTTGGCTGTTTACCGCTACTATTTGGACTGATTGGCGGGCGATGACAATGAAACGTGCGGGCATGGTGTTGGCGCACTGCGGTGTTGCGGTGACGACAATCGGCGCCGTGATGTCCGGGTATTTCGGTTCCGAGTTCGGCGTACGTTTGGCACCGGGGCAAAGCCAGCAACTGAACGGTTATGATTTCCGTTATTTTGGGTTCACTAATGAAATCGGCCCTAATTATACCAGCGAAAAAGCCCATTTCGAGGTAGTAAAAAACGGTGAAATTCTGACCGCACTTTATCCCGAGCGTCGCTATTACGACGTACGTACGATGAATATGTCCGAAGTGGGAATTAATTGGGGCTTGCTCGGCGATATTTATATTGTTATGGGTGACAAATTAACCTACGAAAGCGGTAATAGCGGAGAATTTACTTTTCGTCTGCATTACAAACCTTTCGTCGGCTGGCTCTGGTTAGGCGGCATGCTAATGGCTATCGGTGCGTTATGCGCGGCATTAAGCCTGAAAAGAAACGGCGGGAAGAAAGAGTAA
- the nrfF gene encoding heme lyase NrfEFG subunit NrfF, with protein sequence MRILFYLLIFMVSAVRAEIVDTYRFKSVEDRNRAVALAKSLRCPQCQNQNLVESNSPIAYDLRLEVYKMIDEGKSNEQIVDVMTSRFGNFVLYKPPFQRTTALLWGLPVLLLLTALYALWRYSRQRANIPPKSTALSPEQKRTLTDLLEKK encoded by the coding sequence ATGAGAATTTTGTTTTATTTGTTAATTTTTATGGTAAGCGCCGTCCGAGCCGAAATAGTGGATACCTATCGGTTCAAATCCGTTGAGGATCGCAACCGCGCGGTGGCATTGGCAAAATCTTTGCGCTGTCCGCAATGTCAGAATCAAAACTTGGTGGAATCCAATTCGCCTATCGCTTATGATTTGCGCCTTGAAGTGTATAAAATGATTGATGAAGGTAAAAGTAACGAACAAATTGTGGATGTCATGACATCGCGTTTCGGCAATTTCGTGCTGTATAAACCGCCTTTTCAACGGACGACGGCGTTATTGTGGGGATTGCCGGTACTGCTCTTGTTAACGGCATTGTACGCATTATGGCGTTATTCCCGGCAGCGGGCGAACATACCGCCGAAATCCACCGCGCTTTCGCCCGAACAAAAACGGACGTTGACGGATTTACTAGAGAAAAAATAA